From a single Populus nigra chromosome 18, ddPopNigr1.1, whole genome shotgun sequence genomic region:
- the LOC133678048 gene encoding peptidyl-tRNA hydrolase, mitochondrial yields the protein MRERERERERERSMKLGSTAVVVTSSSVAALGFPKNYYNKPSWFGQLLKTNMFPHHFPILSSSSSSASISTTTEDSSDAVAAAKPKQQHPWLIVGLGNPGKKYYSTRHNVGFQMVDALADAEGISISGVSFKALFGKGFIGNVPVMFAKPQTFMNASGESVGAIVSYYKIPLKQVLLIYDDLDLPFAKLRLLPKGGHGGHNGMKSVINHFKGNRDFPRLRIGIGRPPGKMDTANFVLRPFTKQEHEELDFMFQQGIEAVRILLLEGLNKSATFVNSTKSMEQLG from the exons atgagagagagagagagagagagagagagagagagaagcatgAAACTAGGTAGTACAGCAGTGGTAGTAACATCATCATCAGTTGCCGCCTTAGGGTttccaaaaaattattacaacaaACCATCTTGGTTTGGTCAATTATTAAAAACCAACATGTTTCCTCACCATTTCCCAattctctcttcctcttcttcttcagcaTCCATCTCCACCACCACAGAGGATTCCAGTGATGCAGTTGCAGCGGCAAAGCCAAAACAACAGCACCCTTGGCTCATTGTTGGCCTCGGCAATCCTGGCAAAAAATACTACTCCACTCGCCATAAC GTGGGATTTCAGATGGTGGATGCTTTGGCTGATGCTGAGGGCATATCTATATCTGGCGTTTCTTTTAAAGCCCTCTTTGGTAAAG GATTTATTGGAAATGTTCCAGTGATGTTTGCCAAGCCCCAGACTTTTATGAATGCAAGTGGTGAGTCT GTTGGAGCCATTGTATCATATTACAAGATTCCTTTGAAGCAAGTACTTTTG ATTTATGATGACCTAGATCTGCCTTTTGCCAAATTGAGACTATTGCCGAAAGGTGGACATGGAGGACATAATGG GATGAAGAGTGTTATTAATCACTTCAAAGGAAACCGTGATTTTCCTCGTCTAAGAATTG GCATTGGACGGCCTCCTGGAAAAATGGATACTGCTAACTTTGTTCTCCGCCCTTTCACTAAACAAGAACATGAAGAG ttgGATTTTATGTTTCAACAAGGCATAGAAGCCGTGCGGATTCTTTTACTCGAGGGGTTGAATAAAAGTGCTACTTTTGTCAACAGTACTAAATCTATGGAGCAACTTGGTTAA
- the LOC133678719 gene encoding protein CASP, whose translation MEAPQGGSERDKTISTSPVSLVSNFWKDFELEKEKSVLDEQGLRIAENQENSQKNRRKLAESTRDFKKASSDEKLGLFNSLLKGFQEEVDNLTKRAKFGENAFLNIYQKLYEAPDPYPALASISEQDLKLSELESESRKMKVELEEFRTEAAHLKNQQATIRRLEERNRQLEQQMEEKVKEIVEMKQRSLAEENQKTLEVLKEREQSLQDQLRQAKESVATIQKLHELAQSQLFEVRAQSEEEWAAKQSEVNFLMDEVERAQTRLHSLEREKGVLRSQLQSANEEIEDKKGDNSDSTSILESSLSTKEKLISELNMELHNIETTLTNEREQHINEIKKLNILLNEKEAALEEMKKELQAKPTEKLVDDLRKKVKILQAVGYNSIEAEDWEVATSGEEMSKMESLLLDKNRKMEHELTQLKVKISEKATSLETAEGKITELTAKVNEQQKLIQKLEDDILKGYSSKDRKGSLFDAWDLSEAGGVELSENADQKHVSLDQDQSSMLKVICNQRDRFRARLRETEEEVRQLKEKIGVLAADLEKTKADNVKLYGKIRYVQDYNLEKVVSRGSKKHAEDLESGFASDVESKYKKIYEDDINPFAAFSKKERDQRYKELGFRDRITLSSGRFLLGNKYARTFAFFYTIGLHILVFTCLYRMSALSYLSHGEAFDGDKKLDLPHAL comes from the exons ATGGAGGCTCCGCAAGGAGGATCCGAGAGGGACAAAACGATCTCCACTTCTCCTGTCTCCCTCGTCTCCAATTTCTGGAAAG ACTTTGAGCTGGAGAAGGAGAAAAGTGTGTTGGATGAGCAGGGGCTTAGAATTGCTGAAAATCAGGAAAACAGCCAGAAAAACCGACGGAAGCTTGCCGAGAGCACCAGAG ATTTCAAGAAGGCTTCATCCGACGAAAAGTTAGGTTTGTTTAACTCATTGCTAAAAGGGTTCCAGGAAGAAGTCGATAATCTTACTAAGAGAGCCAAATTTGGAGAAAATGCTTTTCTTAATATCTATCAGAAACTCTATGAGGCTCCAGATCCTTATCCTGCTCTTGCTTCAATTTCT GAGCAAGATCTGAAATTGTCTGAGTTAGAGTCTGAGAGCCGGAAGATGAAAGTTGAGCTAGAGGAGTTCAGGACTGAGGCAGCTCACCTAAAGAATCAGCAAGCAACAATAAGAAGACTTGAAGAGCGCAACCGTCAGTTAGAGCAGCAG ATGGAGGAAAAAGTAAAGGAAATTGTGGAGATGAAGCAACGTAGTTTGGCTGAAGAGAACCAGAAAACATTAGAGGTTTTAAAAGAAAG GGAGCAATCATTGCAAGATCAATTACGACAAGCTAAAGAAAGCGTTGCAACTATACAGAAATTACATGAACTTGCACAAAGCCAATTGTTTGAAGTTCGTGCTCAATCAG aGGAAGAATGGGCAGCAAAGCAATCAGAGGTCAATTTTCTGATGGATGAAGTGGAAAGGGCACAAACACGTCTGCATAGTCTTGAAAGGGAGAAA GGTGTCCTACGCTCTCAGTTGCAATCAGCAAATGAAGAGATTGAAGATAAGAAAGG TGACAATTCAGATTCAACTAGCATTCTCGAGAGTTCTTTGAGCACCAAAGAAAAGCTTATCTCTGAACTTAACATGGAACTTCACAACATTGAAACCACATTGACAAATGAGCGAGAACAACACATTAATGAGatcaaaaaattgaatattttactTAACGAGAAG GAAGCTGCTCTCGAGGAGATGAAGAAAGAGCTTCAAGCAAAAccaactgaaaaattagttgatGATTTGcgtaaaaaagtgaaaattttgCAG GCTGTAGGTTACAATTCAATTGAGGCTGAAGATTGGGAAGTAGCTACAAGTGGGGAAGAGATGAGCAAAATGGAGTCTCTTCTTCTtgataaaaacagaaaaatggaACATGAACTCACGCAGTTGAAG GTAAAAATCTCTGAGAAAGCGACTTCACTGGAAACAGCTGAAGGCAAGATAACTGAGCTTACTGCAAAGGTTaatgaacaacaaaaattaatacaaaagttGGAAGATGATATATTAAAG GGTTATAGCTCCAAAGATCGGAAAGGCAGTCTATTTGATGCTTGGGATCTTTCGGAAGCAGGGGGGGTTGAGTTATCTGAG AATGCAGATCAGAAACATGTTTCCTTAGATCAAGATCAGAGCTCAATGCTTAAGGTGATCTGCAATCAGCGAGATCGATTTAGGGCACGTTTGCGGGAGACCGAAGAG GAGGTGAGGCAATTGAAGGAGAAGATAGGGGTGCTAGCAGCAGACTTGGAGAAAACAAAAGCTGATAATGTCAAGCTATATGGAAAGATACGCTATGTCCAAGATTACAATCTTGAGAAAGTAGTTTCTCGAGGATCAAAGAAG CATGCTGAGGATCTGGAAAGTGGCTTTGCCTCAGATGTTGAATCTAAGTACAAGAAGATATATGAAGATGACATAAATCCATTCGCTGCTTTTTCAAAGAAG GAGCGGGATCAAAGATACAAGGAGTTGGGTTTCAGGGATAGAATCACGCTTAGTAGTGGACGCTTTCTTCTGGGTAACAA ATATGCTCGAacttttgcatttttctataCAATTGGGTTACATATTCTGGTGTTCACCTGTCTCTATAGAATGTCAGCTCTGAGCTATCTCAG CCACGGTGAGGCCTTCGATGGTGATAAAAAGCTGGACCTCCCACATGCACTCTAG